The bacterium genome includes a window with the following:
- a CDS encoding polyhydroxyalkanoic acid system family protein encodes MHFKVPHKTTKTEAKQRVKDALEQARPHMKGQAEINKEEWQGDTLHFDVDLQGKNVTGTIEITEMEIIMNAKLPLMWRLFEGRIEKEIAKQVAQLR; translated from the coding sequence ATGCATTTCAAAGTACCGCACAAGACTACCAAGACCGAAGCCAAGCAGCGCGTGAAAGACGCGCTCGAACAGGCGCGCCCGCACATGAAGGGGCAGGCTGAGATCAATAAGGAGGAATGGCAGGGGGACACCCTTCATTTCGACGTTGATCTGCAGGGCAAGAACGTCACCGGCACCATCGAGATCACCGAGATGGAGATCATCATGAACGCGAAACTGCCTTTGATGTGGCGCCTTTTTGAAGGCCGAATCGAGAAGGAGATCGCGAAGCAAGTCGCCCAATTGCGGTAG
- the obgE gene encoding GTPase ObgE, whose amino-acid sequence MLIDDVTVRLTGGEGGGGIVGFNRTKGNTGPTGGNGGPGGDVILEGVNDISALLQFRYNKEFKAEDGGIGSTRLLDGKRGEDLILKVPTGTVVTKLETGESFEITKEGEQHLVAHGGYRGRGNFHFRASTNTTPMNMEEGKPGESFEFRLELKMIADVGLIGLPNAGKSSLLNALTGAHSKIGNYAFTTLEPHLGAYYGLILADVPGLIEGASEGKGLGDKFLRHIERTKSIFHLVSAESDDVVRDYDIVRKELEAFNPELLDKPEQLFLSKMDMVSEADLKDQLKKLKKKNTNVIAISVIDDAKMEEVKKILNAIKDGK is encoded by the coding sequence ATGCTTATTGATGACGTAACAGTGCGCCTCACGGGCGGGGAAGGCGGTGGCGGGATCGTCGGCTTCAACCGCACCAAGGGGAATACCGGCCCCACCGGCGGCAATGGCGGCCCCGGCGGTGACGTCATCCTCGAAGGGGTGAACGATATCTCGGCGCTTCTGCAATTCCGCTACAACAAGGAGTTCAAGGCGGAAGACGGCGGCATCGGCTCGACGCGTCTTCTCGACGGCAAGCGTGGCGAAGATCTCATCTTGAAGGTGCCGACGGGAACCGTTGTGACCAAGCTGGAGACCGGTGAATCGTTTGAGATCACGAAGGAGGGCGAGCAGCACCTCGTGGCGCACGGCGGCTACCGCGGTCGCGGTAATTTCCACTTCCGCGCATCGACGAACACCACGCCGATGAACATGGAGGAAGGAAAGCCCGGCGAGAGCTTCGAATTCCGCTTGGAATTGAAGATGATCGCGGATGTGGGACTCATCGGCTTGCCGAATGCGGGGAAATCATCGCTCCTCAATGCACTCACCGGCGCGCACTCGAAGATCGGCAATTACGCGTTCACCACGCTCGAGCCGCACCTCGGTGCCTACTACGGTTTGATTCTTGCCGACGTGCCGGGGCTTATCGAAGGCGCTTCGGAAGGAAAAGGGTTGGGAGACAAGTTCCTCCGCCACATCGAGCGCACCAAGAGCATCTTCCATCTCGTATCCGCGGAGAGCGATGATGTGGTGCGCGACTACGACATCGTCCGCAAAGAACTCGAAGCGTTCAATCCCGAGCTTCTGGATAAGCCGGAGCAGCTCTTCCTCTCGAAGATGGACATGGTCTCCGAAGCGGATCTCAAGGATCAGCTGAAGAAGCTCAAGAAAAAGAACACAAACGTGATCGCGATTTCGGTCATCGATGACGCGAAGATGGAGGAAGTGAAAAAGATACTCAATGCGATCAAGGACGGGAAGTAG
- a CDS encoding GIY-YIG nuclease family protein yields MSKFYVYIVECRDGSLYTGIARDVAKRVKEHNEAKNGARYTKSRRPVRLRYSEGKKDRSAALVREAALKKLSREEKLALIGRK; encoded by the coding sequence GTGTCGAAATTCTACGTCTATATTGTGGAATGCCGTGACGGCTCGCTCTACACTGGCATCGCGCGTGATGTCGCGAAGCGCGTGAAGGAACATAACGAAGCGAAAAATGGCGCGCGGTATACAAAATCGCGGCGGCCCGTCCGGTTGCGGTATTCGGAGGGGAAGAAGGATAGAAGTGCGGCACTCGTGCGCGAGGCGGCTTTGAAGAAGCTTTCGCGTGAGGAGAAGCTCGCCCTTATCGGCAGGAAATAA
- a CDS encoding ABC-F family ATP-binding cassette domain-containing protein, protein MSNDATIVRFEDVSYEYGAKKQILDRVSFGIRRGSKLTLMGQNGAGKSTLFKLITGEHQPEDGEIHRAGKLSIALSRQVIPRAEMDLTVREFFEKCFDHKVYDIDPRIDEVLEVVNLVGHAKMHERVIKSFSGGQQARLLLASALIQDPDLLLLDEPTNNLDKAGIAHLTQFLIDYDKSVIVISHDADFLNAFTQGVLYLDVHTHTIEQYVGNYTNVLKDITARVEKENMKNAQLEKTIAASKEKMNFFAQKGGKMRLVAKKMRTKIEEAEEDVVDVRREDKTIKGFTIPAQEDLAGPILTIDSYTTLKDHKPKKHTKHLELKKKQHLLLTGPNGIGKSTLLESIANGTAEGAVIQKGIRVGYYRQDFSNLDFEKTVYQELAKAMKIELEEKLRATAAGFLITGDMIHAKIGHLSEGQKGLVALARLVLLKPGLLILDEPTNHMNFRHLPVIAKALDQYEGAMILVSHVPEFVKQIRIDETLDLAKN, encoded by the coding sequence ATGTCGAATGATGCAACGATCGTCCGTTTCGAGGACGTCTCATATGAATATGGCGCCAAGAAGCAGATCCTCGACAGGGTCTCGTTCGGTATCCGCCGCGGCTCGAAGCTCACGCTCATGGGTCAGAACGGTGCGGGAAAGAGCACGCTCTTCAAATTGATCACCGGCGAGCATCAGCCGGAAGACGGCGAGATCCATCGCGCGGGGAAACTCTCGATCGCGCTCTCGCGACAGGTCATCCCGCGCGCGGAGATGGATCTCACGGTGCGCGAATTCTTCGAGAAGTGTTTCGACCACAAGGTGTACGACATCGATCCGCGCATCGATGAAGTTCTGGAAGTGGTGAATCTGGTGGGGCACGCGAAGATGCATGAGCGGGTCATCAAATCGTTCTCGGGCGGACAGCAGGCGCGGTTGCTCCTCGCTTCTGCGCTTATCCAGGATCCGGATCTTCTTCTATTGGATGAGCCGACGAACAATCTGGATAAAGCAGGCATCGCGCATCTCACGCAATTCCTTATCGACTACGATAAGTCGGTCATCGTCATCTCGCACGACGCCGACTTCTTGAATGCGTTCACGCAGGGCGTCCTGTATCTCGATGTGCATACGCACACAATCGAGCAGTATGTAGGAAATTACACGAATGTGCTCAAAGACATCACGGCGCGCGTCGAGAAGGAGAACATGAAAAATGCGCAGCTCGAGAAGACGATCGCCGCGAGCAAGGAGAAGATGAACTTCTTCGCGCAGAAGGGCGGCAAGATGCGTCTGGTGGCGAAGAAGATGCGCACGAAGATCGAGGAGGCGGAGGAGGATGTCGTGGATGTGCGTCGCGAAGATAAGACGATCAAGGGCTTCACGATCCCAGCGCAGGAGGATCTTGCGGGGCCGATTCTCACCATCGATTCGTACACGACGCTCAAGGATCACAAGCCGAAGAAGCATACGAAACATCTCGAACTCAAGAAGAAGCAGCACCTCTTGCTGACGGGGCCGAACGGCATCGGCAAGAGCACGCTTCTGGAGAGCATCGCGAACGGAACCGCGGAGGGTGCGGTCATCCAGAAGGGAATCCGTGTCGGGTATTACCGGCAGGATTTCTCAAACCTCGATTTCGAAAAGACGGTGTATCAGGAATTAGCGAAGGCGATGAAGATCGAATTGGAAGAGAAGCTGCGCGCGACGGCGGCGGGATTCCTTATCACGGGGGACATGATCCACGCGAAGATCGGACACCTTTCGGAAGGGCAGAAGGGGCTGGTCGCTTTGGCGCGACTCGTGCTGCTCAAACCCGGACTTCTCATTCTCGACGAGCCGACAAATCATATGAACTTCCGACATCTCCCGGTCATCGCGAAGGCGCTCGATCAGTACGAAGGCGCGATGATCCTCGTCTCGCACGTGCCGGAATTCGTGAAGCAGATCCGCATCGACGAGACACTCGATCTCGCGAAGAATTAG
- a CDS encoding rRNA pseudouridine synthase, whose amino-acid sequence MRINKYLAHKNLCTRREADELIAAGKVLINGKPAKLGDKVHESDDVKVLFRVKKYRYYAYHKPRGIITHSPQEGEKEIVEIIPVKGVFPIGRLDKDSSGLIILTDDGRITDKLLNPEFAHEKEYIVTTKEMLKSNFKQRMESGVNIEGYTTKDCTVDVQGENKFSIVLTEGKKHQIRRMCAALGYVVNTLQRVRIMNISLKGLQAGQHRPIQGDELATFLKSLGL is encoded by the coding sequence ATGCGCATCAATAAATACCTCGCCCACAAGAACCTGTGCACGAGGCGTGAGGCGGATGAACTCATCGCTGCCGGCAAGGTCCTCATCAATGGGAAGCCCGCCAAACTCGGCGACAAGGTGCACGAGAGCGACGACGTGAAAGTCCTCTTCCGCGTGAAGAAGTACCGCTACTATGCCTACCACAAGCCGCGCGGCATCATCACGCATTCCCCGCAGGAAGGCGAGAAAGAGATCGTCGAGATCATCCCCGTAAAAGGCGTCTTCCCTATCGGCCGCCTCGACAAGGATTCCAGCGGTCTCATCATCCTCACCGATGACGGCCGCATCACCGATAAGCTCTTGAACCCCGAATTCGCGCACGAGAAGGAATACATCGTCACGACGAAAGAAATGCTCAAATCGAACTTCAAGCAGCGCATGGAAAGCGGTGTGAACATCGAAGGCTACACGACCAAGGATTGCACCGTGGATGTGCAGGGCGAGAACAAATTCTCCATCGTGCTTACCGAGGGAAAGAAGCACCAGATCCGCCGCATGTGCGCCGCGCTCGGCTATGTCGTCAACACGCTCCAGCGCGTACGCATCATGAACATCTCCCTGAAAGGCCTCCAAGCGGGCCAGCACCGCCCCATCCAAGGCGACGAGCTCGCGACCTTCCTCAAGTCCCTCGGTCTCTAA
- the nirK gene encoding nitrite reductase, copper-containing, producing the protein MSSRTRTRAGWAYAAAAIFALILAAAAAIMYFGAGNLFALYPLIHYSVMQGLGITIAVSALAFFVLRIVYRMHSKLLAVSLSVFVAGGLLYMWADKTYSPHFAMPAFMHVYHPGGHLPDLPFKNVLVFIKGFGDFEYVGDIGADPTDVPPPIMRTGSETVRISLTAQEVIAEVADGIYFNYWTFDKQVPGPMLRVREGDTVEMTITNHPSSLHGHNIDLHAVTGPGGGATLSRVEPGETKVFTWKALQPGLYIYHCATPNVSTHNSHGQYGLILVEPAEGMPPVDKEFYIVQGELYTKGAIGKKGLTIFDGNALLDGIPNYVTFNGRIEKEGEPRMTVKTGEKVRIFVGNGGVNLISSFHPIGEIWDTVYAEGGIGAEPHRNIQTTAVLPGGAAIVEFTAEVPGDIVLVDHALARMNKGAWAIIRVEGEPRPDIYAPGNGSVQAPSGGYGSEESSHAGH; encoded by the coding sequence ATGTCATCCCGTACAAGAACGCGTGCCGGATGGGCGTATGCGGCCGCCGCGATTTTCGCGCTCATCCTTGCCGCTGCAGCCGCGATCATGTACTTCGGCGCCGGCAACCTCTTCGCACTCTATCCGCTCATCCATTACTCGGTGATGCAGGGACTCGGCATCACGATCGCGGTATCCGCGCTCGCCTTCTTCGTGCTCCGCATCGTCTACCGCATGCATTCGAAGCTCCTGGCGGTGTCGCTCAGCGTGTTCGTGGCCGGCGGGCTCCTCTATATGTGGGCCGACAAGACGTACTCGCCGCATTTCGCGATGCCAGCGTTCATGCACGTCTATCATCCGGGCGGCCATCTGCCAGATCTCCCGTTCAAGAACGTACTCGTATTCATCAAGGGTTTCGGCGATTTCGAATACGTGGGAGATATCGGTGCCGATCCGACCGACGTACCGCCGCCCATCATGCGTACCGGGAGCGAGACAGTGCGGATATCGCTGACGGCCCAGGAGGTGATCGCGGAAGTCGCGGACGGCATCTATTTCAACTACTGGACCTTCGACAAGCAGGTGCCGGGGCCGATGCTCCGCGTACGCGAGGGCGATACCGTCGAGATGACCATCACCAATCATCCCTCGAGCCTGCACGGCCACAACATAGATCTTCATGCGGTGACCGGCCCCGGCGGCGGCGCGACGCTCTCGCGCGTCGAACCGGGCGAGACCAAGGTATTCACGTGGAAGGCACTGCAGCCCGGCCTCTATATCTATCATTGCGCGACGCCCAACGTGAGCACGCATAATTCGCACGGGCAGTACGGCCTCATCCTCGTCGAGCCTGCCGAGGGGATGCCGCCGGTCGACAAGGAGTTCTATATCGTGCAGGGCGAGCTGTACACCAAGGGTGCCATCGGCAAGAAGGGGCTCACCATCTTCGACGGCAACGCGCTCCTCGACGGTATCCCGAATTACGTCACCTTCAACGGTCGTATCGAGAAGGAGGGCGAGCCGCGCATGACGGTGAAGACGGGGGAAAAGGTCCGCATCTTCGTCGGCAACGGCGGCGTGAATCTCATCTCCTCCTTCCATCCCATCGGCGAGATATGGGACACGGTCTACGCAGAAGGCGGTATCGGGGCCGAGCCGCATCGGAACATCCAGACGACTGCCGTTCTGCCCGGCGGGGCAGCCATCGTCGAGTTCACGGCGGAAGTGCCGGGAGACATCGTCCTCGTGGATCACGCGCTCGCGCGCATGAACAAGGGCGCCTGGGCGATCATCAGGGTCGAGGGCGAGCCGCGGCCGGATATCTACGCTCCCGGTAACGGATCCGTACAGGCACCAAGCGGCGGCTACGGTTCTGAAGAAAGCTCACATGCAGGCCATTAG
- a CDS encoding aminoacetone oxidase family FAD-binding enzyme, with protein sequence MSLGNRRWDVVVIGGGPAGMMAAGRAAEKGASVLLVEKNPILGKKLLITGGGRCNILNAEFETRTLLEKYGEAGKYLASPYASFSSQDAYEFFEGRGLPLKVENEKRAFPITENAQTVRDTLVGYMEDGNVQIETRSPVASFVTENGRIASARLKDGTFIDGRAFVLATGGKSRPETGSTGDGFKWLSELGHTVRTADAALVPISVHDAWVKRAAGVALPDAKLTLFQYEKKLKSFRGKVLITHEGLSGPAILNASREIGEFLQYGDVVIDLDIQPNLGYEKVNSLLQKIFKENDTKKLKNSLKELAPSALIPILLQLSLIDGEKTCNAVAREERVRLMKLVKHIPVSVKGLLGLDKAVVTSGGVILDEVDTRFMRSRLSRNLYLAGDVLDVNRPSGGYSLQLAWTTGRIAGEYAYTAHENV encoded by the coding sequence ATGAGCTTAGGGAATCGACGCTGGGATGTAGTGGTGATCGGCGGCGGTCCCGCAGGGATGATGGCAGCAGGTCGCGCAGCCGAGAAAGGCGCGAGCGTGCTCTTGGTAGAGAAGAATCCGATCCTCGGCAAGAAACTTCTCATCACCGGCGGCGGTCGCTGCAACATCCTCAACGCCGAATTCGAAACCCGCACGCTCCTCGAAAAATATGGCGAGGCAGGAAAGTATCTCGCATCTCCCTACGCATCATTCTCGTCGCAAGATGCCTACGAATTCTTCGAAGGCCGTGGATTGCCGCTCAAAGTCGAGAACGAGAAGCGCGCGTTCCCTATCACGGAAAACGCACAGACCGTCCGCGACACCCTCGTCGGCTACATGGAAGACGGCAATGTGCAGATCGAGACGCGCTCACCCGTCGCCAGCTTCGTCACGGAAAACGGTCGCATCGCGAGCGCGCGACTCAAGGACGGGACCTTCATCGACGGCCGCGCATTCGTCCTTGCTACCGGCGGCAAATCACGCCCCGAGACCGGTTCCACCGGTGATGGCTTCAAATGGCTCTCCGAACTCGGTCACACCGTCCGTACGGCCGATGCGGCGCTCGTCCCTATCAGCGTCCACGACGCATGGGTGAAGCGCGCCGCCGGTGTCGCACTTCCCGATGCGAAGCTCACGCTCTTCCAGTACGAGAAAAAGCTCAAAAGCTTCCGCGGCAAAGTCCTCATCACGCACGAGGGCCTCAGCGGCCCCGCGATCCTCAACGCAAGCCGCGAGATCGGCGAATTCTTGCAATACGGCGACGTCGTCATCGATCTCGATATCCAACCGAACCTCGGCTACGAGAAAGTGAACAGTCTCTTGCAGAAGATCTTCAAGGAAAACGACACGAAAAAATTAAAAAACAGTCTTAAAGAACTCGCGCCATCCGCGCTCATTCCGATCCTCCTGCAGCTCTCACTCATCGACGGCGAGAAGACCTGCAATGCCGTCGCCCGCGAAGAACGCGTCCGACTCATGAAGCTCGTGAAGCACATTCCGGTGAGTGTGAAGGGTCTCTTGGGCCTCGACAAAGCGGTGGTGACTTCCGGCGGCGTCATCTTGGACGAAGTCGACACCCGATTCATGCGCTCGCGCCTCAGCCGCAATCTGTATTTGGCCGGGGATGTATTAGATGTAAACCGTCCCTCGGGCGGCTACAGCCTCCAGCTCGCCTGGACCACCGGTCGCATTGCGGGCGAATATGCGTATACTGCGCACGAAAACGTATGA
- a CDS encoding VIT family protein, with product MKLPQSEHHFPEPHGSGAGTNTNWLRAAVLGANDGIVSVAALIVGVAGATSDPQHIFITGIAGLLAGALSMAVGEYVSVSSQRDTEKALLAKEKWELENMPEAELEELTKLYEEKGLSRETADLVARELTKKDALAAHVDAELGIDPSGLTNPWHAAFASGASFIAGAIIPLIAVVLPTGSWRIPLTFVAVLIALAITGILSARVSGADVPHVTMRVVVGGAIAMAITYGIGFAFGIAL from the coding sequence ATGAAATTACCGCAGTCAGAACACCATTTCCCTGAGCCGCACGGAAGCGGCGCCGGAACGAATACGAATTGGTTGCGTGCCGCCGTCCTCGGTGCCAACGACGGCATCGTCTCCGTCGCGGCGCTCATCGTCGGCGTCGCTGGCGCAACGAGTGATCCGCAACACATCTTCATCACGGGTATCGCCGGACTTCTTGCCGGCGCTTTATCGATGGCGGTCGGCGAATACGTCTCGGTGAGCAGCCAGCGGGACACCGAGAAAGCGCTTTTGGCGAAAGAGAAGTGGGAACTCGAGAATATGCCGGAAGCCGAGCTTGAGGAGCTTACCAAGCTGTACGAAGAGAAAGGGCTCTCCCGAGAGACGGCGGATCTCGTCGCGCGCGAGCTCACGAAGAAGGATGCGCTTGCGGCGCATGTCGATGCGGAGCTCGGCATCGATCCTTCAGGCCTTACGAATCCGTGGCACGCGGCATTCGCATCAGGTGCTTCGTTCATCGCCGGTGCGATCATCCCGCTCATCGCGGTAGTGTTGCCGACCGGTTCGTGGCGGATACCACTGACGTTCGTTGCGGTACTCATCGCACTCGCGATTACCGGAATCCTCAGCGCGCGGGTGAGCGGGGCGGATGTGCCGCACGTGACGATGCGCGTCGTGGTGGGAGGAGCTATCGCAATGGCGATCACGTACGGCATCGGGTTCGCATTCGGTATCGCGCTCTAG
- a CDS encoding winged helix-turn-helix transcriptional regulator has protein sequence MNRKAVGIRKSRTKTKERPEDRVYKRPSWVKSGEDMLCPECFKAVGDRNRYKLICLLGKEPEGLTVTKLTDELKLTQPTVTHHLNTLREVDAVDVESRGRERIYRLNRDAHCFDECQIPYN, from the coding sequence ATGAATCGAAAAGCGGTGGGGATAAGGAAGAGCAGAACGAAAACGAAGGAACGTCCAGAGGACCGCGTCTATAAGCGCCCGTCGTGGGTCAAGAGCGGAGAAGACATGCTCTGCCCCGAGTGCTTCAAGGCGGTGGGGGATCGCAACCGCTATAAGCTCATTTGCCTTTTAGGTAAAGAACCGGAGGGTCTTACTGTCACGAAGCTTACGGATGAACTGAAGCTGACCCAGCCGACCGTGACGCACCACCTCAACACGCTGCGCGAAGTCGACGCCGTCGATGTCGAAAGCCGCGGCCGCGAACGCATCTACCGCCTGAATCGCGACGCACATTGCTTCGACGAGTGCCAGATACCGTATAATTGA
- a CDS encoding cold shock domain-containing protein, translating into MQTGTIARLTDKGFGFIKVEGQAKDLFFHSSELQGVSFDSLREGDTLSFEIAEGPKGPNAIKISKA; encoded by the coding sequence ATGCAGACAGGAACTATCGCTCGTCTCACGGACAAGGGCTTCGGCTTCATCAAGGTCGAAGGTCAGGCGAAGGATCTCTTCTTCCACTCTTCGGAGTTGCAGGGAGTTTCTTTCGACTCGCTCCGCGAAGGTGACACGCTCAGCTTCGAGATCGCGGAAGGCCCGAAGGGCCCGAACGCTATCAAGATCAGCAAGGCATAG
- a CDS encoding fatty acid hydroxylase: MLISLLVGVSVVYASVAEWLLHKYVMHQPLGRFTYPYKAHALTHHGLFSGLDYHLTTQSKDKVRMAWWNGPVIVALGIVPFFTVTMVFHLYGWTPGAWLIFGSALVVASAYFATYEYLHWCMHVPKGRWFETTRMFRRLNGHHILHHRFPNKNLNVVLPLADYLFRTLVARSPVRFAQVRGPSVPDLQPLPV, translated from the coding sequence ATGCTCATCTCCCTCCTCGTAGGGGTGAGCGTGGTATACGCTTCGGTCGCTGAATGGCTCCTGCATAAGTACGTGATGCACCAACCGTTGGGAAGGTTCACCTATCCCTATAAGGCTCACGCACTCACGCATCATGGCCTCTTCAGCGGTCTCGACTACCACCTGACAACCCAGAGCAAGGACAAGGTCCGGATGGCGTGGTGGAACGGCCCCGTCATCGTCGCATTAGGCATCGTGCCGTTTTTTACGGTGACGATGGTCTTCCATCTGTATGGATGGACACCGGGCGCATGGCTGATCTTCGGATCAGCGCTCGTCGTGGCGTCAGCATATTTCGCCACCTACGAATACCTGCACTGGTGCATGCACGTGCCGAAGGGTCGGTGGTTCGAGACGACGCGGATGTTCAGGCGGCTCAACGGCCACCACATCCTGCATCATCGGTTCCCGAACAAAAACCTTAACGTGGTTCTGCCGCTTGCCGATTATCTCTTCAGGACGCTCGTTGCGCGCTCCCCCGTGAGATTCGCACAAGTGCGCGGTCCGTCCGTTCCGGATCTGCAACCACTGCCTGTCTGA
- a CDS encoding N-acetylmuramoyl-L-alanine amidase translates to MLEELDGLKAPTGARGGYMEQQRVLDIARRVEAILDAEDVTIDLLDATVPTVYLADAFISIHADGATSASVNGFKISGPRRDFAGKADAA, encoded by the coding sequence GTGCTGGAGGAACTTGATGGACTGAAAGCCCCGACGGGCGCACGCGGCGGCTACATGGAACAGCAGAGGGTCTTGGATATCGCGCGCCGCGTGGAGGCGATCCTCGATGCCGAAGACGTTACTATCGATCTTCTCGATGCGACGGTGCCGACGGTTTATCTTGCGGACGCGTTCATATCGATCCACGCCGACGGCGCGACGAGCGCGAGCGTGAACGGTTTCAAGATATCAGGGCCCCGCCGGGATTTCGCTGGCAAAGCGGACGCTGCATGA